The following are encoded together in the Lactuca sativa cultivar Salinas chromosome 1, Lsat_Salinas_v11, whole genome shotgun sequence genome:
- the LOC111909803 gene encoding disease resistance-like protein DSC1: MSYCNNLEKGPTVGKLKNVKTLLLDGCNLRESRISIRNMDSPKMLKVNNVVMDTKISSRAISCDSKFFTISLPSSLVILSLANNSLSNESFPMDFSCLSMLKELCLDNNPIVSLPNCVISIPMIEKLAMRYCHMLRSVKHPPHTLTHLDLRIFEDYHERSLVYVAFDPEMSPLRLSLAWDSIAPPSFQIVGIVKIQPIADIEEKVLCSLGWNNSDFLNKMRVKIGYIFPYLEEFVIQTYYEFGIFSTFYGGELMPN; this comes from the exons ATGAGCTACTGCAATAATCTTGAGAAAGGTCCCACCGTAGGCAAGCTAAAAAACGTTAAAACATTATTGCTAGATGGTTGTAATCTCAGGGAATCTCGAATCTCAATTAGGAATATGGATTCACCTAAGATGCTCAAGGTTAACAACGTTGTCATGGACACAAAAATCTCTTCCCGCGCCATATCATGTGATTCAAAGTTCTTTACGATTTCTTTACCAAGCTCTTTAGTAATATTGTCGCTTGCAAATAATAGTTTGTCCAATGAATCATTTCCCATGGACTTCAGTTGCCTATCCATGCTGAAGGAATTATGTCTAGATAATAATCCTATTGTTTCCCTGCCAAATTGTGTGATAAGCATTCCTATGATTGAAAAACTTGCTATGAGATACTGTCACATGCTACGTTCTGTCAAACATCCTCCACATACACTAACACATTTGGACCTTCGTATTTTTGAAGATTATCATGAGCGGTCGCTAGTATATGTTGCATTTGATCCAGAAATGTCCCCACTTCGGTTATCATTAGCGTGGGATTCGATAGCACCACCGTCATTTCAAATTGTAGGCATAGTCAAAATCCAACCAATAGCAGACATTGAAGAAAAGGTATTATGTAGCTTGGGCTGGAATAATTCCGACTTCCTTAACAAAATGCGTGTGAAAATTGGTTATATATTTCCATACCTAGAAGAATTTGTAATCCAG ACGTATTATGAATTTGGAATATTCAGCACCTTTTATGGAGGCGAATTGATGCCAAACTAG
- the LOC122196121 gene encoding disease resistance protein RPP2B, with protein MSLHDKDVAYCEDQIKLLKKENGTLISSVLRTSFDSLPSEDDKDSFINIACFFVAMDRHVTETILQARNINTSVMFRNLIDRCLLSIGWNNELVMHQLLQEMGKFIVRKESLDKPWKRSRLCCHDESLEVLKRKTGTKNICGLILDTRMLKNEKLRETSELETNALSKMDV; from the exons ATGTCTCTACATGATAAAGATGTAGCTTATTGCGAGGATCAAATAAAACTACTAAAGAAAGAAAATGGTACCCtaataagtagtgttttgagaacgAGCTTCGACTCTTTGCCATCTGAAGATGATAAGGACTCGTTTATCAACATTGCTTGTTTTTTTGTTGCAATGGATAGACATGTTACTGAAACAATACTACAGGCACGTAATATAAACACAAGTGTTATGTTTAGGAATCTCATTGATAGATGCCTTCTTAGTATCGGATGGAATAACGAATTGGTGATGCATCAATTGCTTCAAGAGATGGGAAAATTCATAGTACGCAAAGAATCACTCGACAAGCCATGGAAGCGAAGTCGATTATGTTGTCATGATGAGTCACTTGAAGTTTTGAAAAGAAAAACG GGTACAAAAAATATCTGCGGCCTCATCCTTGACACGAGAATGCTTAAGAATGAAAAGCTACGTGAAACATCTGAGCTGGAAACAAATGCATTAAGTAAGATGGATGTTTGA